In Lewinellaceae bacterium, a single window of DNA contains:
- a CDS encoding response regulator — protein sequence MSEMDFENCRRPTTEIFYPKLLLFLVGFFFAGTPRLLAQPSIFFQHLSDEEGLSQPSVTCLLQDQYGFMWIGTRDGLNKYDGYQFQVFRHIAEDNSSISNNTISALLESRSGQLWVGTDGGGLNRFDPLSEEFQKISLSAESSSNGANHSISCLLEDSKGNLWVGTKENGLFRLAADRGPTLSFRHDPEIPESLGADNVSAITEDAQGVIWVGTVGAGLARWDEQTGNFHHCRHDFEGKSGPEEDYADVIYEDSRGVLWIGTWGLGLKKFDREKEEFEVFLSDPSDPYSISSNNVFAIAEDKKGRLWLGTRDGLNLFDRETKSFQVFQHSEAFPYSLSHNVVFSLYVDQSGLLWVGTWGDGLNLLAENNLHVLHYFHDPANPKSLAKGAVTAICGDRQGNVWMGTDEGGLNRFDPVKQEFEHFLHDPSNPQSISSNEVLSISEGKGDTLWIGTFGGGLNLFDKKSGKFRQFLPDSLATATIIVTFEDSEGFLWLGGRWEGLYQLNPNTGSLKAYRHNPEDPHSIPHDEILAITEGRSGAIWIGSQGGLSRFDRETQQFKTYRHDARDPESLGANGVYAVFEDHGGTLWAGTRGGGLNRMEHSAKGQKAKAVFTKIKVEDGLGSDWVLGILEDDHQNLWIGTSMGLSRMNIPTRQIRNYDFSSANQGAFFRNPRTGRIFAGSIGFTLFHPDSIRNTPFEVPVLISGLKRYNSKEGGAAPIVEKGIFARPSITLSHRDQMLSFEFASMSYYQSDKNQYAYLLEGFNQDWIDLGTERKITLTGLPPGNYTFHVKSSGYDGVWNQGGTALAVSILPPWWQTIWAYILYAIIGIVVITGFIRYRTMEQKRKITQQKKELERERELTSRLQNIDRLKDQFLANTSHELKTPLQGIIGLSETLYDQEGQMEKRKNLSMIISSGKRLASLVNDILDFSKVKNHEIALRSKPVDLYALVEVVLHIHLPLVEGKDLRLENVVPKGLPAVLADEDRLQQILFNLVGNAVKFTEKGYIRVSAYEQEGMAKASVTDTGIGIMENKREAIFQEFEQADGSISREFAGTGLGLSISKRLVELHGGQMWVESELGKGSTFFFTLPVSKEKAGLLIPVKEIAKMAPEPILVEGEVEANANPVKKADSIPILVVDDEPINQQVLKNHLSGQGFDLTQAMNGEEAISILEGGQRFDLVLLDIMMPRISGYEVCRRIREKFLPSELPVIMVTAKNQVPDLVEGLTLGANDYLAKPFSKEEFLARVKTQLELHRINAATGKFVPNEFLRAIGRERITEVALGDHKEREVTILFCDIRDYTTLAETMTPEENYLFVNACNRRMGPVIRKHHGFINQYLGDAIMAVFPESPEDAIKAAIEIQEAMRQYNIQRRAQNHQLIKMGIGLHTGPLVMGIIGDDQRMDAATIADTVNVASRVEGLTKYYGANILVSEASVNWEIENGEPAAESFSNPRFPLRFLGQVQVKGKKEAIGVYECFGGDDPAILAKKEETLEQFQLGLKYFFDKKFEQAAGIFEKILELNHEDATVRLFLKKTAVYFTQGVPEGWTGVERMEMK from the coding sequence ATGTCTGAAATGGATTTTGAAAATTGCCGCAGGCCAACAACCGAGATATTTTACCCAAAACTTCTGCTTTTTCTCGTTGGCTTCTTTTTTGCCGGGACTCCTCGATTACTGGCTCAGCCCAGTATCTTTTTTCAGCACCTTTCCGATGAGGAAGGGTTGTCCCAGCCTTCCGTTACCTGCCTGTTGCAAGACCAGTACGGTTTCATGTGGATAGGCACCAGGGATGGATTGAATAAATACGACGGATACCAATTTCAGGTTTTCAGGCACATTGCAGAAGACAATAGCAGCATTTCCAACAACACCATTTCTGCTTTGCTGGAGAGCCGGTCAGGGCAGCTGTGGGTAGGAACTGACGGAGGGGGGCTGAACCGGTTTGATCCTCTTTCGGAAGAATTTCAAAAAATCTCCCTCTCCGCTGAAAGCAGCAGCAACGGGGCAAACCATTCCATTTCCTGCCTCCTGGAGGATAGCAAGGGGAACTTGTGGGTTGGAACCAAGGAAAACGGACTTTTCCGCCTGGCTGCCGATCGCGGCCCTACCCTTTCTTTTCGGCACGACCCGGAAATTCCGGAAAGCCTGGGCGCCGACAATGTTTCAGCGATTACCGAAGATGCCCAGGGAGTGATCTGGGTGGGAACCGTAGGCGCCGGCCTTGCCCGCTGGGATGAACAAACCGGAAATTTCCATCATTGCCGGCACGATTTCGAAGGCAAATCAGGGCCAGAGGAAGACTATGCAGATGTTATCTACGAAGATTCCCGGGGTGTGTTATGGATAGGAACCTGGGGCCTGGGGTTAAAAAAGTTTGACCGGGAAAAAGAAGAATTCGAGGTTTTTCTGTCTGACCCCTCCGATCCATACAGTATTTCCAGCAATAATGTATTTGCCATCGCAGAGGATAAAAAAGGCCGGCTTTGGTTGGGAACGCGAGACGGATTAAATCTTTTTGACCGGGAAACAAAAAGCTTTCAGGTATTTCAACATTCCGAGGCATTTCCATACAGCCTTAGCCATAACGTTGTCTTCTCCTTATACGTTGATCAATCGGGCCTGCTATGGGTTGGCACCTGGGGAGATGGTTTGAACCTTCTGGCCGAAAACAACCTGCACGTTTTACATTACTTCCACGATCCTGCAAATCCAAAAAGCCTTGCCAAAGGTGCTGTTACCGCTATCTGTGGGGACAGGCAGGGCAATGTTTGGATGGGCACCGACGAAGGCGGGTTAAACCGGTTTGATCCAGTAAAACAGGAGTTTGAGCATTTCCTTCACGACCCCTCCAATCCGCAAAGCATATCCAGCAATGAGGTGCTGTCCATCAGTGAAGGCAAAGGCGATACCCTATGGATTGGCACTTTTGGGGGAGGTTTAAATCTCTTTGATAAAAAAAGCGGCAAGTTCAGGCAATTTTTGCCCGATTCGCTGGCCACGGCAACAATAATAGTAACTTTTGAAGACAGCGAGGGTTTCTTGTGGCTGGGTGGCAGGTGGGAGGGTTTGTATCAACTGAATCCAAATACAGGTTCGCTGAAGGCCTACCGGCATAATCCCGAAGACCCACATAGTATTCCCCATGATGAAATATTGGCGATCACCGAAGGCCGCTCGGGAGCGATATGGATAGGTTCGCAAGGCGGGCTAAGCCGGTTTGACCGGGAAACACAGCAATTCAAAACCTATCGTCACGACGCCCGGGATCCGGAAAGCCTGGGCGCCAATGGAGTTTATGCCGTTTTTGAGGATCACGGCGGCACCCTCTGGGCAGGCACTCGCGGCGGCGGGCTGAACCGAATGGAGCACTCCGCAAAAGGGCAAAAAGCAAAGGCCGTATTCACCAAAATTAAAGTCGAAGATGGCCTGGGCAGCGACTGGGTTTTGGGAATCCTGGAAGATGATCATCAGAATCTGTGGATTGGCACATCAATGGGGCTTTCCCGGATGAATATTCCTACCCGGCAGATCCGCAACTACGATTTTTCCAGCGCCAACCAGGGAGCTTTTTTCAGAAATCCAAGGACGGGCAGAATCTTTGCCGGCAGTATAGGATTCACCCTGTTCCATCCCGATAGCATTCGTAACACCCCCTTTGAAGTGCCGGTTCTCATCTCAGGCCTCAAGCGCTATAACTCAAAGGAAGGAGGAGCCGCCCCTATTGTCGAAAAGGGGATTTTTGCCAGGCCATCCATTACCTTGAGCCACCGGGATCAAATGCTGAGCTTTGAATTTGCTTCCATGAGCTACTACCAATCCGATAAAAATCAATACGCTTACCTCCTGGAAGGCTTCAACCAGGATTGGATTGACCTGGGCACGGAACGAAAGATCACTCTCACCGGGCTCCCGCCGGGAAATTACACCTTTCATGTAAAGAGCTCCGGGTATGACGGGGTATGGAATCAGGGAGGAACGGCGCTTGCTGTGTCCATCCTTCCACCGTGGTGGCAAACCATCTGGGCCTACATTCTCTACGCCATTATAGGAATTGTTGTAATAACCGGCTTTATTCGGTATCGCACGATGGAACAAAAGAGGAAAATTACCCAGCAAAAGAAAGAACTCGAGCGGGAGCGGGAACTGACCTCCCGCCTCCAGAATATTGACAGGCTCAAAGACCAATTCCTCGCTAACACCTCCCATGAATTGAAGACCCCTTTGCAGGGTATTATCGGTCTTTCCGAAACTTTATATGACCAGGAAGGCCAAATGGAGAAAAGGAAAAACCTCTCCATGATCATTTCTTCCGGCAAACGCCTCGCCTCTCTGGTCAACGACATTCTGGATTTCTCCAAAGTCAAAAACCATGAGATCGCGCTTCGCTCCAAACCGGTGGACCTGTATGCATTAGTGGAAGTGGTATTACATATTCACCTGCCTTTGGTCGAAGGAAAGGATCTGCGGTTGGAGAATGTTGTTCCGAAAGGCCTGCCTGCCGTCCTGGCCGACGAGGATCGCCTGCAGCAGATTCTCTTCAACCTGGTCGGAAACGCGGTCAAATTTACCGAGAAAGGGTATATTCGGGTCTCTGCTTACGAACAGGAGGGGATGGCCAAGGCCTCTGTTACAGACACCGGCATTGGCATTATGGAGAACAAACGCGAGGCTATCTTCCAGGAATTTGAGCAGGCCGATGGTTCCATTTCCCGGGAATTCGCAGGTACGGGCCTGGGCCTGAGTATTAGCAAGCGGTTGGTGGAATTGCATGGTGGCCAGATGTGGGTAGAAAGTGAGCTTGGGAAGGGCTCCACCTTTTTCTTTACCTTGCCGGTGTCAAAGGAAAAAGCTGGCCTATTGATTCCTGTAAAAGAAATCGCGAAGATGGCTCCGGAACCTATTCTTGTAGAAGGCGAGGTTGAAGCAAATGCTAATCCTGTCAAGAAAGCCGACTCCATCCCTATTCTGGTGGTGGATGATGAACCCATTAACCAGCAAGTGCTCAAGAATCACCTTTCCGGGCAAGGATTCGATCTCACTCAGGCTATGAATGGCGAAGAGGCCATCAGCATCCTCGAAGGCGGCCAACGCTTCGACCTGGTGTTGCTGGATATTATGATGCCTCGAATTTCCGGTTATGAAGTATGCCGGCGCATCCGGGAGAAATTCCTGCCGTCAGAGCTTCCGGTCATTATGGTCACCGCCAAAAATCAAGTGCCGGACCTGGTTGAGGGTCTAACCCTCGGCGCAAACGATTACCTGGCTAAGCCCTTCTCCAAAGAAGAATTCCTCGCCCGTGTCAAAACTCAACTCGAACTGCACCGGATCAATGCTGCAACCGGAAAATTTGTACCCAATGAATTCCTGCGCGCGATCGGCCGGGAACGCATTACCGAAGTAGCCTTAGGTGATCATAAGGAGCGGGAAGTAACCATTCTTTTCTGCGATATCCGGGATTACACTACTTTGGCGGAGACGATGACGCCGGAGGAAAATTACCTTTTCGTCAATGCCTGCAATCGCCGGATGGGGCCAGTCATCCGTAAGCACCACGGATTTATTAACCAATACCTCGGTGATGCCATTATGGCCGTTTTTCCGGAAAGCCCGGAGGACGCCATAAAAGCAGCCATTGAAATACAGGAGGCCATGCGCCAATATAATATCCAGCGCCGGGCTCAAAATCACCAGCTCATCAAAATGGGCATTGGCCTGCACACCGGCCCCCTGGTCATGGGTATAATCGGGGATGACCAGCGGATGGATGCAGCGACCATTGCCGATACCGTTAATGTCGCTTCGCGGGTGGAAGGCCTGACCAAATATTACGGGGCGAATATTTTGGTGAGTGAAGCGTCAGTGAATTGGGAAATCGAAAACGGGGAGCCGGCAGCAGAATCGTTTTCGAATCCTCGCTTTCCACTTCGCTTCCTGGGCCAGGTTCAGGTCAAAGGCAAGAAGGAAGCCATTGGTGTCTACGAGTGTTTCGGAGGAGATGATCCGGCCATCCTGGCGAAAAAGGAGGAGACGCTGGAACAGTTTCAACTGGGGCTAAAATACTTTTTTGACAAGAAGTTTGAACAGGCCGCCGGTATTTTTGAGAAAATATTGGAGCTCAATCATGAGGACGCAACGGTGCGGTTATTCCTCAAAAAAACTGCCGTTTATTTTACCCAGGGAGTGCCGGAAGGTTGGACGGGGGTGGAACGGATGGAAATGAAGTAA
- the gldN gene encoding gliding motility protein GldN, producing the protein MKIALKLLGLGLLMFLLAGPAVAQTPENIIMTESGDINADRPLDDIVEKRLTVERRVLPYDHIREADIFWEKRIWRVIDVREKMNLPFAYPERPFFTILMDAAESGEITVYSTEDDKFSIPLTPDEVASMGASVDTIATVDPETYEETYQIVRNQVNPQDVKRIRLKEIWFFDEETSTLQVRILGIAPLIEEYDDNGNFKYERPMFWVYYPESREVLARERVFNVGNDSSPMTFEDLFEMRFFSSYIYKESNVFDRRLEDYLSGVDLLMEADKIKQEIFNFEHDLWTY; encoded by the coding sequence ATGAAGATCGCTCTGAAACTGCTAGGTTTAGGTTTGTTGATGTTTCTCCTCGCCGGCCCGGCGGTAGCCCAAACCCCGGAGAACATCATCATGACAGAATCCGGAGACATTAACGCCGACCGGCCGCTCGACGACATCGTCGAAAAACGGCTTACGGTGGAACGACGGGTGCTGCCTTATGACCACATTCGCGAGGCGGACATCTTCTGGGAGAAGCGCATCTGGCGTGTTATTGACGTACGTGAGAAAATGAACCTGCCTTTTGCTTACCCCGAACGCCCGTTCTTTACCATCCTGATGGATGCTGCCGAATCCGGTGAGATCACCGTTTACAGCACTGAGGATGACAAATTTTCCATCCCGCTGACTCCCGACGAAGTCGCTTCTATGGGCGCCAGTGTGGATACGATTGCCACCGTCGACCCTGAAACGTACGAAGAAACGTATCAAATCGTGCGCAACCAGGTGAACCCACAAGACGTGAAGCGAATCCGCCTTAAAGAAATCTGGTTCTTTGACGAAGAGACTTCCACCCTGCAGGTGCGCATCCTGGGCATCGCGCCGCTGATCGAAGAATACGACGACAACGGCAACTTCAAATACGAACGCCCCATGTTCTGGGTCTACTACCCGGAATCCCGCGAGGTGCTGGCCCGCGAGCGCGTCTTTAACGTCGGCAACGACAGCAGCCCGATGACTTTCGAAGACCTCTTCGAAATGCGCTTCTTCTCCAGCTATATCTATAAGGAATCCAACGTCTTCGACCGCCGCCTGGAAGATTACCTCTCCGGCGTCGACCTGCTCATGGAAGCCGATAAGATCAAGCAGGAAATCTTTAACTTCGAGCACGACCTCTGGACGTATTGA